A genomic stretch from Glaciecola nitratireducens FR1064 includes:
- the rmuC gene encoding DNA recombination protein RmuC — translation MHPMLQPFMNIEVAIATGAAAFIAMLLVWLLMRSYSRRELDSIKAQHQSELVQQSETYIGDLNKQKSIYESEIQDLKQQIALNDQSFGQYDAKIDELQDTLQKNELVYKQQLDTGRSIISENQREIGVLSQKADELLRKQSENEVFSKKLDEINHKYANLQASYQSQQVGFEQERKSFAEKLNLLENAERQLSIQFENLANKIFEQKSEKFTKTSETGITQLIAPLKEQIESFKRQVSDQYVKEGQERASLKTEILSLKELNKQITEEAAALTNALKGDNKQQGNWGELVLERILSESGLRNGHEYETQKSLKNVHGKRYQPDVVVHLPNDKDIVIDSKVSLIAHERYVNAKTDEGRQRAIKEHVNSISGHIKGLSKKDYQDLTGVRTLDYVLMFIPIESAFISAIEHAPDLIKRALDNQIMLVSPTNLLVALRTINNIWQYEYQNQNANKIAEQARKMYDKFHGFITDMEKIGRNVDATAKAYEAAMGKLSTGRGNLVRQAEQFKKLGVSPTKSIDIGLVDSSADGNDDEDFDVDTYDEEDTLAEE, via the coding sequence ATGCACCCCATGTTACAGCCGTTTATGAATATCGAAGTTGCTATAGCTACAGGTGCAGCAGCTTTTATTGCTATGCTGTTGGTTTGGTTGCTTATGCGGTCATATTCAAGGCGTGAACTTGACTCCATAAAGGCACAGCATCAGTCTGAATTAGTGCAGCAATCTGAAACGTACATTGGTGATCTAAACAAGCAAAAATCGATTTATGAATCGGAGATCCAAGATCTAAAGCAACAAATAGCATTAAATGACCAATCTTTTGGTCAATATGACGCTAAAATTGACGAACTTCAGGATACCTTGCAAAAGAATGAGCTTGTATATAAACAGCAGTTAGATACAGGTCGAAGCATAATATCCGAAAATCAGCGTGAAATTGGAGTGTTGAGTCAAAAAGCAGATGAGCTGCTACGCAAGCAGAGTGAAAATGAGGTTTTTTCAAAGAAGTTAGATGAAATAAATCACAAATACGCAAATTTGCAGGCAAGCTACCAGTCGCAGCAAGTTGGTTTTGAGCAGGAAAGAAAGAGTTTTGCAGAAAAATTGAATTTACTAGAGAACGCAGAAAGACAGCTTTCTATTCAATTCGAGAATTTAGCAAATAAAATATTCGAACAAAAATCAGAAAAGTTTACGAAAACGAGTGAAACCGGAATAACGCAGCTGATCGCTCCACTTAAAGAGCAGATCGAATCATTTAAGCGCCAAGTTTCAGATCAATACGTTAAAGAAGGTCAGGAAAGGGCATCCCTCAAAACTGAAATTTTAAGTTTGAAAGAATTGAATAAACAGATCACAGAGGAAGCCGCCGCGCTGACCAATGCATTGAAAGGCGATAACAAACAACAAGGAAATTGGGGAGAGCTTGTATTAGAGCGAATTTTGTCTGAGTCAGGATTACGTAATGGCCATGAATACGAAACTCAGAAATCGTTAAAAAATGTTCACGGTAAGCGCTATCAGCCCGATGTGGTGGTTCATTTGCCTAACGATAAAGATATTGTTATTGATTCGAAAGTGTCATTAATTGCCCACGAAAGATACGTTAACGCGAAAACTGACGAAGGTCGCCAGCGAGCCATTAAAGAACACGTTAATTCAATAAGTGGTCACATAAAAGGCCTGAGTAAGAAAGATTATCAAGACCTTACCGGCGTGAGAACGCTCGATTATGTTCTCATGTTTATTCCAATAGAATCAGCGTTTATCTCAGCTATTGAACATGCGCCAGACTTGATAAAAAGAGCGCTCGATAACCAGATTATGCTGGTTAGCCCAACGAATTTATTGGTTGCATTGCGCACAATTAATAATATTTGGCAGTATGAATATCAAAACCAAAATGCAAATAAAATAGCTGAGCAAGCACGAAAGATGTATGACAAATTTCACGGCTTTATTACCGATATGGAAAAAATCGGTCGCAATGTTGATGCCACAGCAAAAGCCTATGAGGCGGCGATGGGTAAATTATCCACGGGCCGTGGGAACTTAGTGAGGCAAGCAGAGCAGTTTAAAAAATTAGGGGTTTCACCAACAAAATCGATAGATATTGGTTTAGTAGACAGTAGTGCAGATGGCAATGATGATGAAGATTTTGATGTTGATACTTACGACGAAGAGGACACGTTAGCCGAAGAATAA
- a CDS encoding fumarate hydratase, with the protein MTVIRQQDFIDSIEDALQFISYYHPLDYVKAVEAAYNREESQAAKDAMAQILINSRMSAEGKRPLCQDTGIVTCFVKLGMDISWDKTDMTVQEMVDEGTRRAYLNPDNPLRASIVSDPAGKRINTKDNTPAVVHIDTVKGNKIEVMIAAKGGGSENKSKMVMLNPSDDIADWVVKTLPTMGAGWCPPGMLGIGIGGTAEKAAVLAKESLMDPVDIQELMERGAVTTEEKLRLDIFKKVNDLGIGAQGLGGLTTVVDVKVMSMPTHAASKPVAMIPNCAATRHAHFYLDGSGPSELQAPKLEDWPEVTWEVSKDTRRVNLNDITKADIQDWKVGETVLLSGKMLTGRDAAHKRIQTMLDNGEGLPEGVDLTNRFIYYVGPVDAVGSEVVGPAGPTTATRMDKFTDMMLEQTGLIGMIGKAERGPATVKSIAKHKAVYLMAVGGAAYLVSKAIKKSRVVAFEDLGMEAIYEFDVVDMPVTVAVDSSGANAHETGPAIWKAKIADLDAALRVK; encoded by the coding sequence ATGACCGTCATTCGTCAACAAGACTTTATAGACAGTATTGAAGATGCGTTGCAATTTATTTCATATTATCACCCATTAGATTACGTCAAGGCCGTCGAAGCGGCCTACAATCGTGAGGAAAGTCAGGCGGCGAAAGACGCTATGGCACAGATACTAATCAACTCAAGAATGTCTGCAGAGGGCAAACGTCCTTTATGCCAAGACACTGGAATTGTGACTTGTTTTGTCAAACTCGGTATGGATATTAGCTGGGATAAGACAGACATGACTGTTCAGGAAATGGTCGACGAGGGAACGCGTCGTGCGTATTTAAATCCTGACAACCCCTTGAGAGCGTCAATCGTTTCAGACCCTGCCGGCAAACGCATCAATACAAAAGATAATACGCCTGCTGTTGTTCATATTGACACTGTGAAAGGCAATAAAATAGAAGTGATGATTGCGGCCAAAGGCGGTGGTTCAGAGAATAAATCAAAAATGGTTATGCTCAATCCTAGCGATGACATCGCAGACTGGGTTGTGAAGACGCTTCCCACAATGGGCGCCGGATGGTGTCCGCCGGGTATGTTAGGGATAGGTATCGGTGGCACGGCTGAAAAAGCGGCTGTTTTAGCCAAAGAAAGTTTGATGGACCCAGTCGATATTCAAGAATTAATGGAGCGCGGCGCGGTTACTACGGAAGAGAAACTACGTTTAGATATATTCAAAAAAGTGAACGACTTGGGTATTGGCGCTCAAGGTCTAGGTGGTCTAACAACTGTCGTTGACGTTAAAGTTATGTCAATGCCAACGCATGCAGCTTCAAAGCCTGTTGCGATGATCCCAAATTGTGCAGCAACTCGCCATGCACATTTCTATCTTGATGGATCAGGTCCTTCAGAACTACAGGCACCGAAGTTAGAAGACTGGCCAGAAGTAACTTGGGAAGTCAGTAAAGACACTCGTAGAGTCAATCTTAATGACATTACAAAAGCTGACATTCAAGACTGGAAAGTTGGCGAGACGGTATTACTGAGCGGTAAGATGCTTACCGGTCGTGATGCTGCCCACAAGCGAATTCAAACAATGCTCGACAATGGTGAAGGTTTGCCTGAAGGCGTTGATTTAACTAATCGATTTATTTATTACGTAGGCCCTGTTGATGCAGTCGGCAGTGAAGTTGTTGGTCCAGCGGGGCCGACAACAGCCACACGTATGGATAAATTTACTGACATGATGTTGGAGCAAACCGGCCTAATTGGCATGATTGGAAAAGCAGAACGTGGTCCAGCAACAGTCAAAAGTATAGCGAAACACAAAGCGGTATATTTAATGGCTGTCGGGGGCGCGGCTTATCTAGTTTCTAAAGCAATTAAAAAGTCACGCGTTGTTGCATTTGAAGATTTGGGAATGGAAGCCATTTATGAATTTGATGTTGTTGACATGCCCGTAACAGTTGCAGTGGATAGTTCCGGTGCTAACGCTCACGAAACTGGGCCTGCTATTTGGAAAGCAAAAATTGCTGACTTAGATGCGGCTTTAAGAGTTAAATAG
- the pabB gene encoding aminodeoxychorismate synthase component I translates to MSLPIFIEECLELEGISAVQVFSNFQHLPWAMLLDTCNNQLSDGRYDIIVHSPVAKLVVKNKQLVVTAAEEWSTLIETELSANNGSPFERLEEVHNKFKSMVNVTDASPLPFLCGALGYFNYDLNIQLDGIQDTVPDEYSSPDLAVGIYDQSLIFDNKTNKVFCCYIDNERAELLKNLTTDKTKTKATTDFQQLSHWQANQTESEYHKKLQRIDDYLHSGDCYQINFAQRFDASYQGSEWQAYRLLRDVNKAPFSSFIRLEENCILSVSPERFLQVKSGVVETKPIKGTRKRALNDEDDKKLSEELLNSEKDRAENLMIVDLLRNDLSKHCEPHSVVVPALFKLESYPAVHHMVSTILGKLKASSSPIQLLKGAFPGGSITGAPKHRAMQIIQELEPNKRSIYCGSIGYIGVRDDMDTSICIRTVLAENNRLYCWAGGGIVLDSEIASEYQESLDKVAKILPVLEETMQIDTALAKGSFAEGSLVQNPSASALKERHQREVTTPTK, encoded by the coding sequence TTGTCATTACCCATTTTTATTGAAGAGTGTTTAGAACTCGAAGGAATTTCTGCAGTTCAAGTATTCTCCAATTTCCAGCATTTGCCTTGGGCGATGTTGCTCGATACTTGCAATAATCAATTAAGCGATGGTCGTTACGACATTATCGTGCATTCACCCGTTGCAAAGCTAGTGGTAAAGAATAAGCAATTGGTAGTAACAGCCGCTGAGGAGTGGTCTACGCTAATTGAAACAGAGCTAAGCGCAAATAACGGCAGCCCATTTGAACGTTTAGAAGAAGTTCATAATAAGTTCAAATCCATGGTTAATGTTACAGATGCCAGCCCTCTCCCCTTTTTATGTGGCGCTTTGGGATACTTTAATTATGATTTAAATATTCAGTTAGATGGTATCCAAGACACTGTTCCAGATGAATATTCATCTCCCGATTTGGCAGTTGGCATTTATGATCAGAGCCTCATTTTTGACAATAAAACGAACAAGGTTTTTTGTTGTTATATTGATAACGAACGCGCTGAACTCCTAAAGAATCTAACAACTGATAAAACTAAAACGAAAGCTACGACTGATTTCCAACAGTTGAGTCATTGGCAAGCAAATCAAACCGAGTCTGAATACCATAAAAAACTGCAGCGAATTGATGACTACTTGCATTCTGGTGACTGCTATCAAATAAACTTTGCACAGCGCTTCGATGCCAGCTATCAAGGTTCTGAATGGCAAGCTTATCGTCTGCTCAGAGACGTTAACAAAGCGCCTTTTTCGTCATTTATTCGTTTAGAAGAAAACTGTATTTTAAGTGTCTCTCCCGAACGCTTCCTGCAAGTAAAATCGGGAGTAGTAGAAACCAAGCCAATTAAAGGTACACGAAAGCGTGCTCTTAATGATGAAGATGATAAGAAGTTAAGTGAAGAATTGCTGAATTCCGAGAAAGATAGAGCAGAAAACCTCATGATTGTTGATTTACTTAGAAATGACTTGAGCAAACATTGTGAGCCGCATTCTGTGGTTGTTCCGGCGCTATTTAAATTAGAAAGTTATCCTGCTGTTCATCATATGGTTAGCACGATTTTGGGCAAGTTAAAGGCATCCTCGTCTCCCATTCAATTACTCAAAGGCGCCTTTCCTGGGGGCTCTATCACTGGTGCGCCTAAGCATCGCGCAATGCAAATCATCCAAGAGCTTGAACCGAATAAACGCAGTATTTACTGCGGTAGCATAGGCTATATTGGTGTGCGTGACGATATGGATACCAGTATTTGTATTCGCACTGTATTAGCAGAAAATAATCGTTTATATTGTTGGGCAGGAGGCGGTATCGTATTAGACTCAGAAATCGCCAGCGAATATCAGGAAAGTTTGGATAAAGTAGCAAAGATACTGCCTGTACTTGAAGAAACTATGCAGATCGACACTGCTCTAGCTAAAGGCTCTTTTGCTGAAGGCTCTCTTGTACAAAATCCGTCGGCCAGTGCGTTAAAAGAAAGACATCAACGAGAAGTCACTACACCAACTAAATGA
- a CDS encoding CoA pyrophosphatase: MNEKHFLSKFHLPWSAGPSHDFPFPVKTRPAAVLICLQPPFDDLHVLFTQRASHLNHHAGQISFPGGKYEVSDESLVHTALREAEEEIGLKSDKVRILGTLPEYKTISGFAVLPVIGILDESVDLDVDLTIDKNEVSRIFQVPLSHLMNRQNYFVHHVERRQQSFPVYFIQYQNDVIWGATAGMTALLCKHLDFYS, encoded by the coding sequence ATGAATGAAAAACATTTTTTATCTAAGTTTCATCTTCCCTGGTCTGCAGGTCCATCGCACGATTTTCCGTTTCCAGTAAAAACCAGACCTGCAGCGGTCCTCATCTGTTTGCAGCCTCCATTTGATGATTTACACGTACTATTTACGCAGCGAGCAAGCCATTTAAACCATCACGCTGGGCAAATAAGTTTCCCCGGCGGAAAGTATGAAGTTTCAGACGAATCCTTAGTGCATACGGCATTGCGTGAAGCTGAAGAAGAAATTGGCTTAAAATCAGACAAAGTTAGGATCCTTGGTACACTTCCAGAGTATAAAACAATTAGTGGCTTCGCCGTTTTGCCCGTTATTGGTATCTTAGATGAATCGGTTGACCTTGATGTTGACTTAACGATAGATAAAAACGAGGTTAGCCGTATATTTCAAGTCCCTTTGTCTCACTTAATGAACCGACAAAATTACTTTGTTCACCACGTAGAACGTCGACAACAAAGCTTTCCCGTGTACTTTATACAATATCAGAACGATGTCATTTGGGGGGCAACAGCAGGCATGACAGCCCTGCTTTGCAAGCATCTTGA